One Saccharopolyspora erythraea NRRL 2338 genomic region harbors:
- a CDS encoding MarR family winged helix-turn-helix transcriptional regulator, which yields MSLSDDAAEARAQGWRALAALHARIETRIERSLQHEHDLSVSEFTVLDVLSRQDGWHMRMQQLANAVVLSQSATTRLVTRLEKLGLLRRYLCEDDRRGIYTEVSESGQKLLAAARPTHDTALREAMDEAGEVPELAPLVRALETLEPTAV from the coding sequence ATGTCCCTGTCCGATGACGCGGCAGAAGCCCGCGCCCAGGGCTGGCGCGCCCTGGCCGCTCTGCACGCCCGGATCGAGACCCGGATCGAGCGCTCGCTCCAGCACGAGCACGACCTCAGCGTGAGCGAGTTCACCGTGCTCGACGTGCTGTCCCGGCAGGACGGCTGGCACATGCGCATGCAGCAGCTCGCCAACGCCGTCGTGCTCAGCCAGAGCGCGACGACCAGGCTGGTGACCAGGCTGGAGAAGCTCGGACTGCTGCGCCGCTACCTCTGCGAGGACGACCGCAGGGGGATCTACACCGAGGTCAGCGAGTCCGGCCAGAAGCTGCTGGCCGCCGCCCGGCCCACGCACGACACCGCGCTGCGCGAGGCGATGGACGAGGCCGGCGAGGTGCCCGAGCTGGCTCCGCTGGTCCGCGCGCTGGAAACCCTGGAACCCACGGCGGTCTGA
- a CDS encoding GntR family transcriptional regulator, whose amino-acid sequence MRRPPTTQEFVLDELRKSIVAGELAPGQPIRQDAIAQHLGVSRVPLREALKTLEAEGQVVYQPHRGYSVAELSLDDLLEVYRMRELLESEAATVAAGRFDESDLAVITEAQREVESASRDGDLVGMIAANRRFHFALLEPARMPRLLRVVRTLWDATDAYRAVYYNSDANRARVHEEHAAIVDAAKRHDAAELVVLLTEHRDHAVETLRATIPADAAKRD is encoded by the coding sequence ATGCGACGCCCACCCACCACCCAGGAGTTCGTGCTCGACGAGCTCCGGAAGTCGATCGTGGCCGGCGAGCTCGCACCGGGGCAGCCGATCCGCCAGGACGCGATCGCCCAGCACCTCGGGGTGAGCCGGGTGCCGTTGCGGGAAGCCCTCAAGACGCTGGAGGCCGAGGGCCAGGTCGTCTACCAGCCGCACCGGGGCTACTCCGTCGCCGAGCTCTCGCTCGACGACCTGCTCGAGGTCTACCGGATGCGGGAGCTGCTGGAGTCGGAGGCGGCGACGGTGGCCGCGGGGCGGTTCGACGAGTCCGACCTCGCGGTCATCACCGAGGCGCAGCGCGAGGTCGAGTCCGCGTCGCGCGACGGCGACCTGGTGGGCATGATCGCGGCGAACCGGCGCTTCCACTTCGCACTCCTGGAACCGGCGCGGATGCCGCGGCTGCTGCGGGTGGTGCGGACGCTGTGGGACGCCACCGACGCGTACCGGGCGGTGTACTACAACTCCGACGCCAACCGGGCGCGGGTGCACGAGGAGCACGCCGCGATCGTCGACGCGGCCAAGCGGCACGACGCCGCCGAGCTGGTCGTCCTGCTGACCGAGCACCGCGACCACGCCGTCGAAACCCTGCGGGCCACCATCCCGGCCGACGCGGCGAAGCGGGACTGA
- a CDS encoding CaiB/BaiF CoA transferase family protein, protein MERALPMDGVVVADFSRVLAGPYATMLMADLGATVIKVERPGTGDDTRSWGPPWTEHASSYFESVNRGKRSITLDLADPSDQETARELVRRSDVLVENFRPGSLARYGLDFDSAAELNPRLVYASISGFGSGAGADLPGYDFVVQALGGLMSITGSPEGPPTKVGVALVDVLTGKDAALGIMAALRQREATGRGQHVEVNLLSSLLASLVNQMSGMLATGAPPGRMGNQHPSIAPYETLRCEDAYLAVAIGNDGQFRRLADALGLVGLAEDERFATNAQRVANRPALVELLENVLGARPAADWQERLQRAGIACGQVNDLSRAVHYAESLGLNPLVDPGQGATAQVRMPIDFSDSAGVKPLAPPRLGEHGEQIRAWLADPAAGPPPA, encoded by the coding sequence ATGGAGCGTGCCCTGCCGATGGACGGCGTGGTCGTCGCGGACTTCAGCCGGGTGCTCGCCGGACCGTATGCGACCATGCTGATGGCCGACCTCGGCGCCACGGTCATCAAGGTGGAGCGGCCCGGCACCGGCGACGACACCCGGAGCTGGGGTCCACCGTGGACAGAGCACGCCTCGTCCTACTTCGAGTCGGTCAACCGCGGCAAGCGCAGCATCACCCTCGACCTCGCCGACCCCTCCGACCAGGAGACCGCCCGCGAGCTGGTCCGCCGCAGCGACGTGCTGGTGGAGAACTTCCGCCCCGGGTCGCTCGCCCGCTACGGGCTGGACTTCGACAGCGCCGCCGAGCTGAACCCGCGGCTGGTCTACGCCTCGATCTCCGGCTTCGGCAGCGGCGCCGGTGCCGACCTGCCCGGCTACGACTTCGTGGTGCAGGCGCTCGGCGGGCTGATGAGCATCACCGGCAGCCCGGAGGGACCGCCCACCAAGGTCGGCGTCGCACTGGTCGACGTGCTCACCGGCAAGGACGCCGCGCTGGGGATCATGGCCGCGCTGCGCCAGCGGGAGGCCACCGGACGCGGCCAGCACGTCGAGGTCAACCTGCTGTCGAGCCTGCTGGCGTCCCTGGTCAACCAGATGAGCGGGATGCTGGCCACCGGAGCGCCGCCTGGGCGGATGGGCAACCAGCACCCGAGCATCGCGCCTTACGAGACGCTGCGCTGCGAGGACGCCTACCTGGCGGTGGCCATCGGCAACGACGGGCAGTTCCGCAGGCTCGCCGACGCGCTCGGCCTGGTCGGGCTGGCCGAGGACGAGCGCTTCGCCACCAACGCGCAGCGGGTCGCCAACCGGCCCGCGCTGGTCGAGCTGCTGGAGAACGTGCTCGGCGCCCGCCCCGCCGCGGACTGGCAGGAGCGGCTGCAGCGCGCGGGCATCGCCTGCGGTCAGGTCAACGACCTCTCCCGCGCGGTGCACTACGCCGAGTCGCTCGGGCTGAACCCGCTGGTCGATCCGGGCCAGGGTGCGACGGCGCAGGTGCGCATGCCCATCGACTTCTCCGACTCCGCCGGCGTCAAGCCGCTCGCCCCGCCCCGCCTCGGCGAGCACGGCGAGCAGATCCGGGCCTGGCTGGCCGATCCCGCCGCCGGTCCACCGCCGGCCTGA
- a CDS encoding acyl-CoA dehydrogenase family protein, giving the protein MSSSGARPAFDPRDPLGIDDELTTEQLAIRDSVRALCRDHVLPHVGEWFERGEFPQARELARELGKLGVLGMHLEGYGCAGMSAVDYGLACEELEACDSGLRSLVSVQGSLAMFAIWRWGSEEQKQQWLPRMAAGEAIGCFGLTEPDHGSDPASMRTSARRDGSDWVLNGRKMWITNGTIADVAVVWARTEDGVRGFVVPTDTAGFSAPEIKQKLSLRASVTSELVLDDVRLPAEAQLPGAEGLRGPLSCLNEARYGIVWGATGAGRACLEAALDYAGSREQFGRPIAGFQLTQGKLADMAVRVQNGRLLAMHLGKRKDAGTLLPQQVSFGKLDNVRGALEVARTARTILGANGISLEYPVIRHMTNLESVLTYEGTSEMHALSIGQALTGLSAFRG; this is encoded by the coding sequence ATGAGCAGCAGCGGTGCCCGCCCCGCTTTCGATCCCCGCGACCCGCTCGGCATCGACGACGAGCTCACCACCGAGCAGCTCGCCATCCGCGACAGCGTCCGCGCGCTGTGCCGCGACCACGTGCTGCCGCACGTCGGCGAGTGGTTCGAGCGCGGCGAGTTCCCGCAGGCCAGGGAGCTGGCCAGGGAGCTCGGCAAGCTCGGCGTGCTCGGCATGCACCTGGAGGGCTACGGCTGCGCCGGGATGTCCGCCGTGGACTACGGCCTGGCCTGCGAGGAGCTGGAGGCGTGCGACTCCGGCCTGCGCTCGCTGGTGTCGGTGCAGGGGTCGCTGGCCATGTTCGCGATCTGGCGCTGGGGCTCGGAGGAGCAGAAGCAGCAGTGGCTGCCCCGGATGGCGGCGGGCGAGGCGATCGGCTGCTTCGGCCTGACCGAGCCCGACCACGGCTCCGACCCGGCGTCGATGCGCACCTCGGCCCGACGGGACGGCTCGGACTGGGTGCTAAACGGCCGCAAGATGTGGATCACCAACGGCACCATCGCCGACGTCGCGGTGGTCTGGGCGCGGACCGAGGACGGCGTGCGCGGTTTCGTCGTGCCGACCGACACCGCGGGCTTCTCGGCGCCGGAGATCAAGCAGAAGCTTTCGCTGCGCGCGTCGGTCACCAGCGAGCTGGTCCTCGACGACGTGCGGCTGCCCGCCGAGGCGCAACTGCCCGGGGCCGAGGGTCTGCGCGGGCCGCTGAGCTGCCTCAACGAGGCCCGCTACGGCATCGTGTGGGGCGCCACCGGCGCCGGGCGGGCGTGCCTGGAGGCGGCGCTGGACTACGCGGGCAGCCGCGAGCAGTTCGGCCGCCCGATCGCCGGTTTCCAGCTCACCCAGGGCAAGCTCGCCGACATGGCGGTGCGGGTGCAGAACGGCCGGTTGCTCGCGATGCACCTGGGCAAGCGCAAGGACGCCGGCACGCTGCTCCCGCAGCAGGTCAGCTTCGGCAAGCTGGACAACGTGCGCGGGGCGCTGGAGGTGGCGCGGACCGCGCGCACGATCCTCGGGGCCAACGGCATCTCGCTGGAGTACCCGGTGATCCGGCACATGACCAACCTGGAGTCGGTGCTGACCTACGAGGGCACCAGCGAGATGCACGCGCTGAGCATCGGCCAGGCGCTGACCGGGCTGTCCGCCTTCCGGGGCTGA
- a CDS encoding S8 family peptidase — MKRVRAAWRRRRTGAVLVTAVGVALATAVATPAQADRGVPAAGAETIIPNSYLVVLADTPDTQSGVEAIAENLLAKYPGELTRTFDTALRGFSVSMQEPNATRLAQDPAVAFVEPNKQVRAIETQQNPPSWGLDRIDQRNLPLNNAYTYGPNASNVSAYVIDTGVRISHRTFGGRAKHGFDSVDNDNDASDCNGHGTHVAGTIGGAEYGVAKAVNIVAVRVLDCRGSGTTDGVIAGIDWVTKNAKKPAVANMSLGGGASNALDQAVRNSVGSGVTYAVAAGNGDSSGNPIDACGYSPARTPEAITVGATDNGDNRAKFSNYGKCLDLFAPGVNITSSWHTNDTASNTISGTSMATPHVAGAAALYLSANPSAAPSAVASGLTGAATSDVVKDPRPGSPNKLLYTGS; from the coding sequence ATGAAACGAGTTCGAGCTGCTTGGCGCCGACGTCGGACCGGCGCGGTGCTGGTCACCGCGGTCGGGGTGGCGCTGGCCACCGCGGTCGCGACTCCGGCCCAGGCAGACCGCGGTGTCCCCGCGGCCGGTGCCGAAACGATCATTCCCAACAGTTATCTGGTGGTGCTCGCCGACACTCCGGACACCCAGTCGGGGGTGGAGGCCATCGCCGAGAACCTGCTGGCCAAGTACCCCGGCGAACTGACCCGCACTTTCGACACCGCGTTGCGCGGCTTCTCGGTCTCCATGCAGGAGCCCAACGCCACGCGGCTGGCGCAGGACCCGGCGGTGGCCTTCGTCGAGCCCAACAAGCAGGTGCGGGCCATCGAGACCCAGCAGAACCCGCCTTCGTGGGGTCTGGACCGCATCGACCAGCGGAACCTGCCGCTGAACAACGCCTACACCTACGGGCCGAACGCGTCCAACGTGTCGGCCTACGTCATCGACACCGGGGTGCGCATCAGCCACCGGACCTTCGGCGGCCGCGCCAAGCACGGCTTCGACTCGGTCGACAACGACAACGACGCCAGCGACTGCAACGGCCACGGCACCCACGTCGCGGGCACCATCGGCGGTGCCGAGTACGGCGTGGCCAAGGCGGTCAACATCGTGGCCGTGCGGGTGCTGGACTGCCGCGGCAGCGGCACCACCGACGGCGTGATCGCAGGCATCGACTGGGTCACCAAGAACGCCAAGAAGCCCGCGGTGGCCAACATGAGCCTCGGCGGCGGCGCCAGCAACGCGCTGGACCAGGCGGTGCGCAACTCGGTCGGCTCCGGCGTCACCTACGCCGTCGCGGCGGGCAACGGCGACTCCTCCGGCAACCCGATCGACGCCTGCGGCTACTCGCCGGCGCGGACCCCCGAGGCCATCACCGTCGGTGCCACCGACAACGGGGACAACCGGGCGAAGTTCTCCAACTACGGCAAGTGCCTCGACCTGTTCGCGCCCGGCGTGAACATCACCTCGTCGTGGCACACCAACGACACCGCCTCCAACACCATCAGCGGCACGTCGATGGCGACGCCGCACGTGGCGGGTGCCGCGGCGCTGTACCTGTCGGCGAACCCGTCGGCGGCGCCGTCCGCGGTCGCGAGCGGCCTCACCGGTGCGGCGACCAGCGACGTGGTCAAGGACCCGCGCCCCGGCTCGCCGAACAAGCTGCTCTACACCGGCAGCTGA
- a CDS encoding SDR family NAD(P)-dependent oxidoreductase — protein sequence MGTEVFSLRDKVALVTGGGQGIGLEIARALRSAGARLVIGEINQETGEKAAAELEGEFLPLDVTDSGAVADGVARIVADHGRIDVSVHNAGMVRNEPAESMPDESWRAVLGLNLDAVFWCCREAGRAMLAQGSGSIINIASMSGLISNHPQPQASYNTSKAGVIMLTKSLAGEWAGRGVRVNSISPGYTGTELLRQVETSQPDWFRTWVAQTPMGRVAEPRELGPIAVFLASEASSFVTGSNLVADGGFTVW from the coding sequence ATGGGAACCGAGGTCTTCTCGTTGCGGGACAAGGTCGCGCTGGTCACCGGCGGCGGCCAGGGCATCGGCCTGGAGATCGCCAGAGCGCTTCGGTCGGCGGGCGCCCGGCTCGTGATCGGCGAGATCAACCAGGAGACCGGCGAGAAGGCCGCCGCCGAGCTGGAAGGCGAGTTCCTGCCACTGGACGTCACCGACTCCGGCGCGGTCGCCGACGGTGTCGCGCGGATCGTGGCCGATCACGGGCGCATCGACGTCTCCGTGCACAACGCAGGGATGGTCCGCAACGAGCCCGCGGAGTCGATGCCGGACGAGTCGTGGCGCGCGGTGCTCGGGCTCAACCTCGACGCGGTCTTCTGGTGCTGCCGCGAGGCAGGCAGGGCGATGCTCGCGCAGGGCTCGGGCTCGATCATCAACATCGCGTCGATGTCGGGGCTGATCTCCAACCACCCGCAGCCGCAGGCGTCCTACAACACGTCCAAGGCCGGGGTCATCATGCTCACCAAGTCGCTGGCGGGGGAATGGGCGGGGCGCGGCGTGCGGGTCAACTCGATCTCCCCCGGCTACACCGGCACCGAGCTGCTCAGGCAGGTCGAGACGTCCCAGCCGGACTGGTTCCGCACGTGGGTCGCGCAGACCCCGATGGGCCGGGTCGCCGAACCGCGCGAGCTCGGGCCGATCGCGGTGTTCCTGGCCTCGGAGGCCAGCAGCTTCGTCACCGGCAGCAACCTCGTCGCCGACGGCGGGTTCACGGTGTGGTGA
- a CDS encoding amidase produces the protein MGIAPGAGLPSSRISDLVLLDAVELSWLIRRREVSCAEVMRTYLDHIDRFNPLVNAIVSRADDEKLLEQAAKRDEELARGEYKGWMHGFPIAVKDLADAEGFPTSKGSPILAGQTADDDEIAVRRMRDAGAIVIGKTNVPEFGLGSHTFNRVFGTTVNPFDPSRSAGGSSGGAAAALSLRMLPVADGSDFMGSLRNPAAFCHVLGLRPSFGRVPKPGFLSEPSVAGPMARTVRDLAMLLSTMAGPDPRAPLGVEQDPAVFAEPLEHRVDGLRIGWLGDFGGYLPTEPGVLAVCASALGTFEEIGCVVEPVERELPVEQAWETFLLWRHWMTGQTLHELHADESTRASLKPEAVFEVEGYLRMGVREIAAALTGRDEWHAHVAALFDDYDFLVAPTAQIFPFDAALRWPSEVGGRTMDTYHRWMETVAPWTLSGHPVINLPAGFGAADLPMGVQLIGPNHGELDLLRLAHAYERASDWVHRVLPPPLR, from the coding sequence GTGGGCATCGCACCCGGGGCAGGCCTGCCCTCCTCCCGCATCTCGGACCTGGTGTTGCTGGACGCCGTCGAGCTGTCCTGGCTGATCCGCCGCCGCGAGGTCTCCTGTGCCGAGGTGATGCGGACCTACCTGGACCACATCGACCGCTTCAACCCGCTGGTGAACGCGATCGTGTCGCGCGCCGACGACGAGAAGCTGCTCGAGCAGGCCGCGAAGCGCGACGAGGAGCTGGCGCGCGGCGAGTACAAGGGCTGGATGCACGGCTTCCCGATCGCGGTGAAGGACCTCGCCGACGCCGAGGGATTCCCCACCAGCAAGGGTTCTCCGATCCTGGCCGGGCAGACCGCCGACGACGACGAGATCGCCGTGCGCCGGATGCGCGATGCGGGTGCCATCGTGATCGGCAAGACCAACGTGCCCGAGTTCGGCCTGGGTTCGCACACCTTCAACCGCGTCTTCGGCACCACGGTCAACCCGTTCGACCCGTCCCGGTCCGCGGGCGGCAGCAGCGGCGGTGCCGCGGCGGCCCTGTCGCTGCGGATGCTGCCGGTCGCCGACGGCAGCGACTTCATGGGGTCGTTGCGCAATCCCGCCGCGTTCTGCCACGTGCTCGGGCTGCGCCCGAGCTTCGGCCGCGTCCCGAAACCCGGCTTCCTCAGCGAACCCTCCGTGGCCGGCCCGATGGCCCGCACCGTGCGCGACCTGGCGATGCTGCTGTCCACTATGGCCGGACCCGATCCGCGCGCCCCGCTGGGCGTCGAGCAGGACCCCGCGGTGTTCGCCGAACCGCTGGAGCACCGCGTCGACGGCCTGCGGATCGGCTGGCTCGGCGACTTCGGCGGCTACCTGCCGACCGAACCCGGCGTGCTGGCGGTGTGCGCCTCGGCGCTGGGCACATTCGAGGAGATCGGCTGCGTCGTCGAGCCGGTGGAGCGCGAGCTGCCCGTCGAGCAGGCCTGGGAGACGTTCCTGCTGTGGCGGCACTGGATGACCGGCCAGACGCTGCACGAGCTGCACGCCGACGAAAGCACCCGCGCGTCGCTCAAACCGGAGGCGGTCTTCGAGGTGGAGGGCTACTTGCGGATGGGGGTGCGCGAGATCGCCGCGGCGCTCACCGGCCGCGACGAGTGGCACGCGCACGTCGCGGCGCTCTTCGACGACTACGACTTCCTGGTCGCGCCGACCGCGCAGATCTTCCCGTTCGACGCCGCGCTGCGCTGGCCCAGCGAGGTCGGCGGCCGGACCATGGACACCTACCACCGGTGGATGGAGACCGTGGCGCCGTGGACGTTGTCCGGCCACCCGGTGATCAACCTGCCCGCCGGTTTCGGCGCCGCCGACCTGCCGATGGGCGTGCAGCTGATCGGCCCGAACCACGGCGAGCTGGACCTGCTGCGACTCGCCCATGCGTATGAACGCGCCAGCGACTGGGTGCACCGGGTGCTGCCGCCACCGCTACGTTGA
- a CDS encoding MFS transporter, giving the protein MPAASVDGRPVTGRLATTRVLGSVAVVVVGVCVSPVFLVGGLGVQLQQELRFGAATLGVAAAGFFAVAAVSSRVMGSVVERIGYRRGMRLAAASSSLCLLGLAVAPCTGWMLAVLWVAGLPNALGQPAANVMITEGVPVRRRGLGFGVKQSAIPIATLLAGITVPLVALTIGWR; this is encoded by the coding sequence ATGCCCGCAGCGTCCGTCGACGGCCGTCCGGTGACCGGCCGGCTCGCGACGACGCGGGTGCTCGGTTCGGTGGCGGTGGTGGTGGTGGGTGTCTGCGTCTCGCCCGTGTTCCTGGTCGGCGGCCTCGGCGTGCAGTTGCAGCAGGAACTGCGCTTCGGTGCGGCGACCCTCGGCGTCGCGGCGGCGGGTTTCTTCGCCGTGGCCGCGGTTTCCTCCCGGGTGATGGGCTCGGTCGTCGAGCGCATCGGGTACCGGCGCGGCATGCGGCTTGCCGCGGCGTCGAGCTCCCTGTGCCTGCTCGGCCTCGCGGTCGCGCCCTGTACCGGCTGGATGCTGGCGGTGCTGTGGGTCGCGGGCCTGCCCAACGCGCTCGGGCAGCCCGCGGCGAACGTGATGATCACCGAAGGCGTCCCGGTGCGCAGGCGGGGCCTGGGCTTCGGCGTCAAGCAGTCGGCCATCCCGATCGCCACCCTGCTGGCGGGCATCACCGTGCCGCTGGTGGCGCTGACCATCGGCTGGCGCTGA
- a CDS encoding MFS transporter, which yields MFVFAAVLGVLAALTVPAVPGAARAPAGQGTSRAPVGRFGALLLIAISGGLGSAAANALGAFVTTTAVHVGFSPAAAGLVLALGSVAGLTIRLLAGVAADRWNPDLLRVVTAMLLVGSVGYGLMALGTPPLLLAGVAFGFGAGWAWPGLLNFAVARIAPDRVARATSFSQSGVYFGGSAGPLLFGFIAEQAGLTAAWLAAGSAAIVAAVLLLFVKR from the coding sequence GTGTTCGTGTTCGCCGCGGTGCTCGGCGTCCTCGCGGCGCTCACCGTCCCGGCGGTGCCCGGCGCGGCCCGGGCGCCCGCAGGGCAAGGCACGAGCCGGGCGCCCGTCGGTCGCTTCGGCGCGCTGCTGCTGATCGCGATCAGCGGAGGGCTGGGCTCGGCCGCCGCCAACGCGCTCGGGGCCTTCGTGACCACCACCGCCGTGCACGTCGGGTTCAGCCCCGCGGCGGCCGGCCTGGTGCTCGCACTGGGTTCGGTGGCGGGGCTGACGATCCGGCTGCTCGCCGGTGTCGCGGCCGACCGCTGGAACCCCGACCTGCTGCGCGTGGTCACCGCGATGCTGCTGGTCGGCTCGGTCGGCTACGGGCTCATGGCGCTGGGTACGCCGCCGCTCCTCCTGGCAGGTGTGGCGTTCGGTTTCGGCGCGGGCTGGGCCTGGCCGGGACTGCTCAACTTCGCGGTCGCCAGGATCGCCCCGGACCGCGTAGCCCGCGCTACGTCGTTCAGCCAGTCCGGCGTCTACTTCGGGGGCAGCGCGGGACCGCTGCTCTTCGGCTTCATCGCCGAACAGGCCGGCCTCACCGCAGCCTGGCTGGCCGCCGGCTCGGCGGCGATCGTCGCGGCCGTCCTGCTGCTGTTCGTCAAGAGGTAG
- a CDS encoding SAM-dependent methyltransferase — translation MVDTQRLMSRKMDIDRPCAARIYDAFLGGSHNFGVERRFVERAEAELPGITEVYRDNRAFVRRAVEYLLAHGVHQFLDLGSGIPTIGHVHEVARRRTSEFRVLYVDNEPLTVAHSRSLLDDEPRAAIIEADCRDPESVLRSPEAEALIDFDRPVALLMSAVLHFVPDRDSPAALVETYRKALAPDSHLAITHLTADHDPATAGTMERFYAETADPLVARSARWIDALFGDFEVVPQGTSHVTDWRPDPDQASAVPRYRVVHGGLARKPG, via the coding sequence ATGGTCGACACGCAGCGCCTGATGTCCCGCAAGATGGACATCGACCGCCCCTGCGCCGCGCGGATCTACGACGCGTTCCTCGGCGGCAGCCACAACTTCGGCGTCGAGCGCCGGTTCGTCGAGCGCGCGGAGGCCGAGCTTCCCGGGATCACCGAGGTGTACCGGGACAACCGGGCGTTCGTCCGCCGCGCCGTCGAGTACCTGCTGGCCCACGGCGTGCACCAGTTCCTCGACCTGGGCTCGGGCATCCCCACCATCGGCCACGTGCACGAGGTGGCCCGCAGGCGCACCTCGGAGTTCCGGGTGCTCTACGTCGACAACGAGCCGCTGACCGTCGCCCACAGCCGGTCGCTGCTCGACGACGAACCGCGCGCGGCGATCATCGAGGCCGACTGCCGCGACCCGGAGTCGGTGCTGCGGTCGCCGGAGGCGGAGGCGCTGATCGACTTCGACCGCCCGGTGGCGCTGCTGATGTCGGCGGTGCTGCACTTCGTGCCCGACCGCGACTCCCCGGCGGCGCTGGTCGAGACCTACCGCAAGGCGCTGGCGCCGGACTCGCACCTGGCGATCACCCACCTCACCGCCGACCACGACCCGGCGACCGCGGGCACCATGGAGCGCTTCTACGCCGAAACCGCCGACCCGCTGGTCGCCCGGTCCGCGAGGTGGATCGACGCCCTCTTCGGCGACTTCGAGGTGGTGCCGCAGGGCACCAGCCACGTCACCGACTGGCGGCCCGATCCCGACCAGGCCTCGGCGGTCCCCCGCTACCGCGTCGTCCACGGCGGCCTGGCCCGCAAGCCGGGCTAG
- a CDS encoding sensor histidine kinase yields MAKTRRAFLFDLAVVVLFSCLYVLAVLVEPGPPGMSGWWTLLFSFPAICTLMLRRRWPWIPLVTTTSAAIVLTLLDLSWGPTSFPILFSVYSVCRTSGPLGSTVAAMVAMVWPFFYSFPAPTMIEGVASVVYAGVDLFMVVGWGYAARVGSLRAAQLERTVALLDQARDQLAVEAAASERARIAREFHDIVSHNLSVVALRAGVARALVDRDPGHARETLRDLEVTSSAALSEMRTMLGALRADTSAGAVTDEADLQPMPRLDKVEDLIGSLREAGVSWRLERRGSIRELGSGLELTAFRVVQEAVTNVLKHAGPGYARVLLEYGTAALRIEITNHVTGGRRRGNGARGPSSGHGLIGLRERVALVGGTFTAHPVQGGFHLEAVLPCAENSDLV; encoded by the coding sequence ATGGCGAAGACGAGGCGGGCCTTCCTTTTCGACCTTGCGGTGGTCGTGCTGTTCAGCTGCCTGTACGTGCTCGCGGTCCTCGTCGAGCCCGGGCCTCCCGGCATGTCGGGGTGGTGGACGCTGCTGTTCAGCTTCCCGGCGATCTGCACGCTGATGCTGCGCAGGCGGTGGCCGTGGATCCCGCTGGTCACCACGACGTCGGCGGCCATCGTGCTCACCCTGCTCGACCTCAGCTGGGGCCCGACCAGCTTCCCGATCCTGTTCTCGGTCTACTCGGTCTGCCGCACGAGCGGGCCGCTCGGCTCGACGGTCGCGGCGATGGTGGCGATGGTCTGGCCGTTCTTCTACTCGTTCCCCGCGCCGACCATGATCGAGGGCGTGGCCAGCGTGGTCTACGCGGGTGTGGACCTGTTCATGGTCGTCGGCTGGGGCTACGCGGCCCGGGTCGGCAGCCTGCGCGCCGCCCAGCTCGAACGCACCGTCGCGCTGCTCGACCAGGCCCGCGACCAGCTCGCGGTCGAGGCCGCGGCATCGGAACGGGCCCGCATCGCGCGGGAGTTCCACGACATCGTCTCGCACAACCTCTCGGTGGTCGCCCTTCGCGCCGGGGTCGCCCGCGCGCTGGTCGACCGCGACCCCGGGCACGCCCGCGAGACGCTGCGCGACCTGGAGGTGACCTCCAGCGCCGCGCTGAGCGAGATGCGCACGATGCTGGGCGCGCTGCGCGCCGACACCAGCGCCGGCGCCGTCACCGACGAGGCCGACCTGCAGCCGATGCCGCGCCTGGACAAGGTCGAGGACCTGATCGGGTCGCTGCGCGAGGCGGGTGTGTCGTGGCGGCTGGAACGCAGGGGCAGCATCCGCGAACTGGGGTCCGGGCTGGAGCTCACGGCGTTCCGCGTCGTGCAGGAGGCGGTGACCAACGTGCTCAAGCACGCCGGTCCCGGGTACGCCCGGGTGCTGCTGGAATACGGCACGGCCGCGCTGCGCATCGAGATCACCAACCACGTCACCGGCGGCCGCAGGCGCGGCAACGGCGCGCGCGGGCCGTCGTCCGGGCACGGGTTGATCGGCCTGCGCGAACGCGTCGCGCTGGTCGGCGGAACGTTCACCGCCCATCCGGTACAAGGCGGGTTCCACCTGGAGGCCGTGCTACCGTGCGCGGAAAATTCGGACCTGGTCTGA